In Ostrinia nubilalis chromosome 12, ilOstNubi1.1, whole genome shotgun sequence, one DNA window encodes the following:
- the LOC135076826 gene encoding uncharacterized protein LOC135076826, which translates to MSDSEYASSIEDVAPLEVVPPPRSSKSKSKTSASTSTASTPAPKPRKRKPAAHSVANVEALTRPKKTKSLFSIINKDERASAKETTRSIASSFTSRVSSGQCRRTAVTSGEFYIDLKVYNTDDVKNVPPEERYKKALAAVKLQCGEQSQEWEALQRFISSAYVIFEECEPTYYSNKINIK; encoded by the exons AT gtcGGATTCTGAGTACGCATCCAGCATTGAAGACGTGGCCCCATTAGAGGTGGTGCCACCACCGCGCTCGAGCAAGAGCAAGTCCAAAACCAGCGCGTCGACCTCAACCGCTTCTACGCCTGCGCCTAAGCCGAGGAAGCGAAAGCCTGCCGCCCATTCCGTTGCGAACGTTGAAGCCCTAACTAG ACCAAAGAAAACGAAGAGTTTGTTTTCAATCATTAATAAGGACGAGCGGGCAAGTGCGAAGGAGACAACTCGTAGCATCGCATCGAGCTTTACATCGCGGGTGTCTTCGGGCCAGTGTCGTCGGACTGCAGTCACCAGCGGCGAGTTCTACATAGATTTGAAAGTCTACAACACCGACGATGTTAAGAACGTTCCACCCGAGGAGCGTTACAAGAAAGCGCTTGCAGCGGTAAAACTCCAATGCGGTGAACAATCCCAGGAGTGGGAGGCTCTACAAAGGTTTATAAGTAGCGCTTACGTAATTTTTGAAGAGTGCGAACCGACTTattacagtaataaaataaacattaaataa